A genomic window from Flavobacterium azooxidireducens includes:
- a CDS encoding glycoside hydrolase family 97 protein, translated as MKKSIAVFCLMFVGFAHSQQLKSPDNQLEMIFELSKSGKPSYQLKYKNKSVVQSSSLGLMLKNNEDLIDGFEVINSKTTSFSDKWKPVLGEEKEIIDLHNQLVVELLQKATGRKMNLVFRLFNEGLAFRYEIPTQEKLNYFVISDETTQFLLTGDHKAFWIPGDYDSQEYSYNETKLSQIDVDKLEMNNGIGMKGPMTKSRIQSPVMMKSSDGLYLNIFEAAVVNYPVMHLDVNTKSFLMQSHLVPNAIGDKAYLQAPANTPWRTIMVSDDARTILASKMVLNLNEPSKIEDTSWIKPMKYVGIWWEMHVGKATWDYAGSQNAQMAQDAELKPTGKHGATTENTKKYIDFAAKHGFDGVLVEGWNVGWEDWFGNWKENVFDFVTSYPDFNVEEVQKYAESKGVKMIMHHETSGSVSNYERRMDRAYSFMKKHNYDAVKSGYVGKIIPRGEWHDGQAMVNHFNYAVERAAEYKIMVNSHESSRPTGYHRTYPNYIAAEAARGNEFNAWSVGNPPAHETILPFTRFLGGPMDYTPGIFEIKMSHYDATKKEQVHTTLAKQLALYVTIYSPLQMAADLPENYERYPDAFQFIKDVEVDWDKTEILEAEPGDFVTIARKTKGKESWFLGAITDENPRSSEISLSFLTPGKKYKATIYQDGKDAHWEKNPKSYSIKTIEVTAKTKLKLNLAAGGGTAISFFPL; from the coding sequence ATGAAAAAATCGATTGCCGTTTTTTGCCTAATGTTTGTTGGATTTGCTCACAGTCAACAATTAAAATCGCCTGATAATCAATTAGAAATGATTTTCGAACTGAGCAAATCAGGAAAACCATCTTATCAATTAAAATACAAAAATAAAAGTGTAGTTCAATCCAGCAGTTTGGGATTGATGCTTAAAAATAATGAAGATTTAATAGATGGTTTTGAAGTAATTAATTCTAAAACCACTTCATTTTCAGATAAATGGAAACCTGTTTTAGGTGAGGAAAAAGAAATTATCGATCTACACAATCAATTGGTTGTAGAACTTTTGCAAAAAGCAACTGGCAGAAAAATGAATTTAGTTTTTCGTTTATTTAATGAAGGATTGGCTTTTAGATATGAAATTCCTACCCAAGAAAAGTTGAATTATTTTGTAATTTCAGATGAAACAACACAGTTTTTATTAACCGGAGATCACAAAGCTTTTTGGATTCCGGGTGATTATGATAGCCAAGAATATAGTTATAATGAAACAAAATTATCGCAAATTGATGTTGATAAATTAGAAATGAATAACGGTATCGGGATGAAAGGTCCAATGACAAAATCCAGAATTCAATCACCGGTAATGATGAAATCTTCTGATGGATTATACCTTAATATTTTTGAAGCAGCTGTGGTCAATTATCCAGTTATGCATTTGGATGTGAATACAAAATCATTTTTAATGCAATCGCATTTGGTTCCTAATGCTATTGGCGATAAAGCCTATTTACAAGCTCCGGCAAATACACCATGGCGAACAATTATGGTGAGTGATGATGCTAGAACAATTCTGGCATCGAAAATGGTTCTAAACTTAAATGAACCATCCAAAATTGAAGATACTTCTTGGATTAAACCAATGAAATATGTTGGAATTTGGTGGGAAATGCACGTCGGCAAAGCCACTTGGGATTATGCCGGTTCACAAAATGCACAAATGGCTCAAGATGCCGAATTAAAACCAACCGGAAAACACGGAGCGACCACCGAAAACACAAAAAAATACATTGACTTTGCGGCAAAGCACGGTTTTGATGGCGTTTTGGTAGAAGGGTGGAATGTAGGTTGGGAAGACTGGTTTGGCAATTGGAAAGAAAATGTGTTCGATTTTGTCACTTCATATCCCGATTTTAATGTGGAAGAAGTCCAAAAATATGCGGAATCCAAAGGAGTAAAAATGATTATGCATCATGAAACATCGGGTTCTGTTTCAAATTATGAAAGAAGAATGGATCGAGCTTATTCATTTATGAAAAAACATAATTATGATGCTGTAAAAAGTGGTTATGTTGGAAAAATCATCCCAAGAGGTGAGTGGCATGACGGACAAGCGATGGTGAATCACTTTAATTATGCTGTAGAAAGAGCGGCTGAATATAAAATTATGGTCAATTCACACGAATCGTCACGTCCAACCGGTTACCACAGAACGTATCCAAACTACATCGCAGCAGAAGCAGCTCGCGGGAACGAATTCAATGCGTGGAGTGTTGGAAATCCACCTGCTCATGAAACGATTTTACCGTTTACACGTTTTCTTGGTGGTCCGATGGATTATACGCCGGGAATTTTTGAAATTAAAATGAGTCATTACGATGCTACCAAAAAGGAGCAAGTGCACACCACGTTAGCAAAACAGTTGGCTTTGTATGTAACGATTTACAGTCCGTTGCAAATGGCAGCCGATTTACCGGAAAATTACGAACGTTATCCGGATGCTTTTCAATTCATCAAAGATGTGGAAGTAGATTGGGATAAAACGGAAATTTTGGAAGCCGAACCCGGCGATTTTGTTACCATTGCCCGAAAAACAAAAGGAAAAGAATCATGGTTTTTAGGGGCAATTACTGATGAAAATCCGAGAAGCAGTGAAATTTCGCTGAGCTTTCTAACTCCCGGAAAAAAATACAAAGCCACAATTTACCAAGACGGAAAAGATGCTCATTGGGAAAAAAATCCGAAATCCTATTCGATCAAAACCATCGAAGTAACTGCTAAAACCAAATTAAAATTGAATTTAGCAGCCGGTGGTGGAACAGCGATTAGTTTCTTTCCTTTATAA
- a CDS encoding DUF349 domain-containing protein, with product MLEEKNDNLSPIENETDGNQENVLKNEVEETVDAVSDEVETENTAPIEEEAVVEISAEELADDSPETESEHQKALNAIDDTNAEESEDETLKDRHDIPLLDYHSMSMEALVDELEKLSTVEKVMSIKEHVEEIKKEFLSKYTHFIDEKRDEFIAENPDTTEEFEYHLPLKPKFDSLYKLIKGKQNAHFKSLQNNLQANLNRRLAIVEEIKNLINPQENIKDTLKHFNELREEWRNIGPIPRDKYNHVWNNYHFHVENFYDYLHLDREARDLDFKHNLELKQKIIARVEELVNEEDVTKAFRELQDLHRIWKEEIGPVDREHREEIWNQFSALTKQMHDKREGLFANQREKEVANLERKKAIIAEIEELAKVEVTAHSQWQGYIEKVEALRNSFFSAGRVPSEINEETWAEFKTAVRNFNSHKNSFYKDIKKEQSDNLNKKLALVEKAKAMSASEDFAATTPLMKQIQEEWKQIGHVPRKYSDKVWKDFKDACNQYFDRMKATRNDANSEEIEAFDKKKAYLDSMKDFELVGDHKTDLDAIKAHIEQWKSFGKVPFSRRHIEGKFNKILDALFEKLSLSKKDSDMMRFSNKLEQLAGSDDSRKLEGEKIFIIRKIEEVQSEIFQLENNIQFFTHAKKDNPLVKEVFKNIEKHKDELKTWKDKLKQLRNLSQE from the coding sequence ATGTTAGAAGAAAAGAATGATAACCTGTCGCCGATTGAGAATGAGACAGATGGAAATCAAGAAAACGTTTTAAAAAACGAAGTAGAAGAGACTGTTGATGCGGTTTCGGATGAAGTTGAAACTGAAAACACAGCTCCAATTGAGGAAGAAGCTGTAGTAGAAATTTCTGCCGAAGAATTGGCTGATGATAGTCCGGAAACGGAAAGTGAACATCAAAAAGCGTTAAATGCTATTGATGATACGAATGCGGAAGAAAGTGAAGATGAAACGTTGAAAGACCGTCATGATATTCCGCTATTGGATTATCACTCAATGTCGATGGAAGCGTTGGTTGATGAACTTGAAAAGCTTTCTACGGTTGAAAAAGTCATGTCGATTAAGGAACATGTGGAGGAAATTAAAAAAGAATTTTTATCGAAATACACTCATTTTATTGATGAAAAAAGAGATGAATTCATAGCTGAAAATCCGGATACAACGGAAGAGTTTGAGTATCATTTGCCTTTGAAACCAAAATTTGATTCGTTATACAAACTGATTAAAGGAAAGCAAAATGCTCATTTTAAAAGTTTGCAAAACAATTTACAAGCTAATTTGAACAGACGATTAGCAATTGTTGAAGAGATTAAAAACCTCATTAATCCGCAAGAAAACATTAAAGATACATTGAAACACTTTAATGAATTGCGTGAAGAATGGCGAAATATTGGTCCGATTCCGAGAGATAAGTATAACCATGTTTGGAATAATTATCATTTTCATGTAGAAAATTTTTATGATTATTTGCATTTGGACCGTGAAGCGAGAGATTTAGATTTTAAACATAATTTAGAACTAAAGCAAAAAATTATTGCACGTGTTGAAGAGTTGGTTAATGAAGAAGATGTAACCAAAGCTTTCCGCGAATTGCAAGATTTGCACCGCATTTGGAAAGAAGAAATCGGACCGGTTGACAGAGAACACCGTGAAGAAATTTGGAATCAATTTAGTGCTTTAACGAAGCAAATGCACGATAAACGTGAAGGTTTATTTGCGAATCAAAGAGAAAAAGAAGTTGCTAATTTAGAGCGAAAAAAAGCCATTATTGCTGAAATTGAAGAATTAGCAAAAGTGGAAGTAACCGCTCACTCGCAATGGCAAGGTTATATTGAAAAAGTGGAAGCGTTACGCAATTCTTTCTTTTCTGCCGGTAGAGTTCCGAGTGAAATAAATGAGGAAACTTGGGCAGAATTTAAAACGGCTGTTCGCAATTTTAATTCGCATAAAAATTCATTTTACAAAGACATTAAAAAGGAACAAAGCGATAATTTGAATAAAAAATTGGCTTTGGTTGAAAAAGCAAAAGCCATGAGTGCTAGCGAAGATTTTGCTGCCACTACTCCACTCATGAAACAAATTCAGGAAGAATGGAAACAAATTGGTCACGTTCCGAGAAAATATTCTGATAAAGTTTGGAAAGATTTTAAAGATGCTTGTAATCAGTATTTTGACCGAATGAAAGCGACAAGAAACGACGCAAATTCGGAAGAAATTGAAGCGTTTGACAAGAAAAAAGCGTATTTGGATTCGATGAAAGATTTTGAATTGGTTGGTGATCACAAAACCGATTTAGATGCCATTAAAGCTCACATTGAGCAATGGAAATCGTTTGGAAAAGTTCCGTTTTCTAGAAGACATATTGAAGGAAAGTTCAATAAAATTCTGGATGCGTTGTTCGAAAAATTGAGTTTGAGCAAGAAAGATAGCGATATGATGCGTTTTTCTAACAAATTAGAACAATTAGCAGGTTCGGATGACAGCAGAAAACTGGAAGGTGAAAAGATTTTTATTATTCGTAAAATTGAAGAAGTTCAATCTGAAATTTTTCAGTTGGAAAATAATATTCAGTTTTTCACGCATGCCAAAAAAGATAATCCGCTTGTGAAAGAAGTTTTCAAAAACATCGAAAAACACAAAGATGAATTGAAAACATGGAAAGATAAATTGAAACAATTGCGAAATTTATCTCAGGAATAA
- a CDS encoding quinone-dependent dihydroorotate dehydrogenase produces the protein MYKLLIRPILFCFDPEQVHHFTFSLIRFLNKIPGFGKLFQSIYEVKNPKLEREVFGLKFKNPVGLAAGFDKDAKLYQELSNFGFGFIEIGTLTPKPQEGNPKKRLFRLKEDSAIINRMGFNNGGVLEAVERLKKNNGVLIGGNIGKNKNTPNEEATSDYEICFEALFPHVDYFVVNVSSPNTPNLRALQDKEPLTNLLQTLQNLNLQKPNQKPILLKIAPDLTNEQLLDIIDIINETKIAGVIATNTTLSREGLQSENKTEMGGLSGKPLTNRSTEVIRFLSEKSNKSFPIIGVGGIHSADDAIEKLNAGASLVQLYTGFIYEGPGLIKEINKRILNN, from the coding sequence ATGTATAAACTACTTATTCGACCAATTTTATTTTGTTTCGATCCGGAACAAGTGCACCATTTTACGTTTTCACTGATTCGGTTTTTGAATAAAATTCCCGGTTTTGGAAAACTTTTTCAATCGATTTATGAAGTTAAAAATCCGAAATTAGAACGAGAAGTTTTTGGTTTGAAATTCAAAAATCCGGTTGGTTTAGCAGCTGGTTTTGATAAAGATGCCAAATTATACCAAGAATTATCTAATTTTGGTTTTGGTTTTATTGAAATTGGAACCTTGACACCAAAACCACAAGAAGGAAATCCTAAAAAGCGTTTGTTTCGATTAAAAGAAGATTCGGCCATCATTAATCGAATGGGTTTCAATAATGGCGGTGTTTTGGAAGCGGTTGAACGATTGAAAAAAAACAACGGGGTTTTAATTGGTGGAAATATTGGTAAAAATAAAAATACACCTAACGAAGAAGCTACCTCCGATTACGAAATTTGTTTTGAAGCTTTATTTCCGCACGTGGATTATTTTGTAGTGAATGTAAGTTCACCCAACACACCCAATTTACGAGCGTTGCAAGACAAAGAACCGCTGACAAACTTGTTGCAAACCCTTCAAAATTTGAATTTACAAAAGCCAAATCAAAAACCGATTTTACTCAAAATTGCACCCGATTTAACGAACGAACAATTATTGGATATTATCGATATCATCAATGAAACTAAAATTGCAGGTGTAATTGCCACGAATACGACACTTTCACGTGAAGGATTACAGTCCGAAAATAAAACAGAAATGGGCGGACTCAGCGGAAAGCCATTAACCAACCGTTCCACTGAAGTGATTCGTTTTTTGAGTGAAAAAAGCAATAAATCCTTCCCAATTATTGGCGTTGGTGGAATTCACTCTGCTGATGATGCTATTGAAAAGTTAAATGCCGGAGCAAGTTTAGTGCAACTTTATACGGGTTTTATTTATGAAGGACCGGGGTTGATTAAGGAGATTAATAAACGGATTTTAAATAATTAA
- a CDS encoding Smr/MutS family protein, which produces MKFNIGDKVAALDEDISGTVVSIKDDQIEVETSDGFLMTYFVNELIKENNSNELNGFISREKVSHAIKEKVEPIKRNFTKEKKSKRDEFVLEVDLHIEKLVPSKRGMNNYDILNLQMETAKRQLEFAQKNRMPKVVFIHGVGEGVLKAELDFLLGRYDNITFQDANYQKYGLGATEVYFIQKKMM; this is translated from the coding sequence ATGAAATTTAACATTGGTGATAAAGTTGCTGCCTTAGATGAAGACATATCCGGTACTGTAGTTTCAATTAAAGATGATCAAATTGAAGTAGAAACTTCAGATGGATTCTTGATGACATATTTTGTCAACGAATTAATTAAAGAAAACAATTCCAACGAGTTAAATGGTTTTATTTCAAGAGAAAAAGTAAGTCACGCTATCAAAGAAAAAGTTGAGCCAATTAAACGAAATTTCACCAAAGAAAAGAAGTCTAAGAGAGATGAGTTTGTGTTGGAAGTAGATTTGCACATCGAAAAATTAGTTCCTTCCAAACGCGGAATGAACAACTATGACATTTTAAATCTTCAAATGGAAACGGCCAAAAGACAACTCGAATTTGCTCAAAAAAACCGGATGCCAAAAGTCGTTTTTATACACGGTGTTGGCGAAGGTGTTTTAAAAGCTGAACTCGATTTTTTGTTAGGCAGATACGACAACATCACTTTTCAAGATGCCAACTACCAAAAGTATGGTTTGGGGGCAACTGAGGTGTATTTTATTCAAAAGAAAATGATGTAG
- a CDS encoding CCC motif membrane protein: MEKQKLSFALPVIILGIFSILFCWCYGIFGLLLNIIALILAHINTKSYKENPDLYSNYSSLKVGKVINYIGLILNILFLIFIIWFFMLIGFENLQDEELMQEKIREIFGV; the protein is encoded by the coding sequence ATGGAAAAACAAAAATTATCCTTCGCCTTACCTGTAATTATACTTGGTATTTTTTCAATTCTATTTTGTTGGTGTTATGGAATATTTGGTCTACTATTAAACATAATAGCTTTAATTTTAGCTCATATAAATACAAAATCATACAAAGAAAATCCTGATTTGTACAGCAATTATTCTAGTTTAAAGGTAGGAAAAGTGATTAATTATATTGGATTAATTCTCAATATTTTATTCTTAATTTTTATAATTTGGTTTTTTATGCTTATTGGATTTGAAAATTTGCAAGATGAAGAATTAATGCAAGAAAAGATTAGAGAAATATTTGGAGTTTAA
- a CDS encoding LysE family translocator, which translates to MFTTFLLASIALTLSPGPDIIYVLTQSISHGKKFGIATAAGLVTGILVHTTLIALGVSAIIKQSELIFTGIKILGACYLLWIAFQVYKAPASIDLNGDSKPKKSFLSLFKQGFIMNVLNPKVTLFFLAFFPGFIDEKLGNVTQQIYLLGFLFMLQAFVIFSLVSILADKLTVFIRNNNHFAMFLKWFQIAVFIVIAVLILI; encoded by the coding sequence ATGTTTACTACTTTCCTCCTCGCATCCATCGCTCTAACACTTTCTCCAGGACCGGATATTATCTATGTCTTGACGCAGAGTATTTCCCACGGAAAAAAGTTCGGAATTGCCACAGCTGCCGGTTTAGTCACAGGTATTTTGGTGCATACAACCTTAATTGCTTTAGGAGTTTCGGCAATCATCAAACAATCTGAACTAATTTTTACAGGAATTAAAATTTTAGGAGCTTGTTATTTACTTTGGATAGCGTTTCAAGTATACAAAGCACCGGCTTCCATTGATTTGAATGGAGATAGTAAACCTAAGAAATCTTTTCTTTCATTATTCAAACAAGGTTTTATAATGAATGTACTTAACCCGAAAGTGACTTTATTTTTCTTAGCTTTTTTTCCTGGTTTTATAGATGAAAAACTAGGCAATGTAACACAGCAAATCTATCTACTTGGCTTTTTATTTATGCTACAGGCTTTTGTGATTTTTTCTTTGGTAAGTATTTTAGCGGATAAGCTTACTGTTTTTATTAGAAACAATAATCACTTTGCTATGTTTTTAAAATGGTTTCAAATTGCAGTTTTCATAGTAATTGCAGTGTTGATTTTAATTTAA
- a CDS encoding cysteine desulfurase family protein has product MNKIFLDNASTTSIRPEVIQEMTNVMQTEFGNPSSTHSFGRGAKVILESARKSIAKQLNCSAQEIIFTSSGTEANNWILRNAVTKIGVRRIISTKIEHHAVLYPILELQKEFGIEVEFLTIMSNGQIDYLQLATLLEDPKPTLVSLMHVNNETGVVLDLNRVGELCKPANAYFHSDTVQSIGKTEIDLQEIQVDFLVASAHKFHGPKGIGFAYVKKNTIISPMIFGGEQEKGLRAGTEAVHQIAGMAKALEIAYQNLDSERNAIFELKKYTIEKLLNEFHMVKFNGGLETFYSILNIQLPFSPEKTAMILFELDMKGIAASRGSACQSGSIKPSHVLAEILSEDELKKPSLRISFNHQNTREEIDYFISCLAAM; this is encoded by the coding sequence ATGAACAAAATATTCCTCGATAACGCCTCAACAACCTCCATCCGTCCCGAAGTAATTCAGGAAATGACCAATGTGATGCAAACTGAATTCGGAAACCCATCTTCCACGCACAGTTTTGGTCGTGGTGCAAAAGTGATTTTGGAATCGGCCCGAAAAAGTATTGCTAAACAATTGAATTGTTCTGCTCAAGAAATAATCTTCACTTCTTCAGGAACCGAAGCGAACAACTGGATTTTGCGAAATGCAGTTACAAAAATAGGTGTTCGACGAATTATTTCAACCAAAATTGAGCATCATGCAGTTTTGTATCCCATTTTAGAACTACAAAAAGAATTTGGAATTGAAGTTGAATTTTTAACGATCATGTCTAACGGACAAATCGATTATTTGCAATTAGCCACTTTGTTGGAAGATCCAAAACCTACGTTAGTAAGTTTAATGCACGTGAACAATGAAACCGGAGTGGTGTTAGATTTGAATCGGGTAGGCGAGTTGTGCAAACCCGCAAATGCCTATTTTCATTCGGATACAGTACAATCCATCGGTAAAACAGAAATTGATTTGCAGGAAATTCAAGTTGATTTTTTAGTGGCGAGTGCTCATAAATTTCATGGTCCAAAAGGAATTGGTTTTGCTTACGTAAAGAAAAACACAATCATTTCACCCATGATTTTTGGTGGAGAACAAGAAAAAGGCCTTCGTGCCGGAACAGAAGCCGTTCATCAAATTGCCGGAATGGCCAAGGCTTTAGAAATAGCTTATCAAAATTTGGATAGTGAAAGAAATGCTATTTTTGAGTTAAAAAAATATACCATTGAAAAATTATTGAATGAGTTTCATATGGTCAAGTTCAATGGCGGTTTGGAGACGTTTTATTCAATTCTTAATATCCAATTGCCATTTTCACCCGAAAAAACAGCGATGATTTTGTTTGAATTGGATATGAAAGGAATTGCTGCTTCGCGAGGAAGTGCTTGCCAATCGGGAAGTATCAAACCCTCGCATGTGTTGGCCGAAATTTTATCGGAAGATGAACTCAAAAAGCCAAGTCTTCGCATTTCATTCAATCATCAAAATACCAGAGAAGAAATCGATTATTTTATTTCGTGTTTGGCAGCGATGTAA
- a CDS encoding DUF2752 domain-containing protein, with protein sequence MEDYMLPCLSKKLFGIDCFGCGIQRSLVLLIRGEFEAAFYMYPAIYSMIPFFLFIGVSLIDKSRSYHKIIVFLGITTAFIMVFSYFYKLLYY encoded by the coding sequence ATGGAAGACTACATGCTTCCCTGCTTATCAAAAAAATTATTTGGTATCGATTGCTTCGGATGCGGTATTCAACGTTCGTTAGTTTTGCTTATTAGAGGTGAATTTGAGGCTGCCTTTTATATGTATCCTGCCATCTATTCGATGATTCCATTTTTTTTATTTATCGGTGTCAGTTTGATAGATAAATCACGAAGCTATCACAAAATAATTGTCTTTTTAGGAATCACCACGGCATTTATAATGGTATTTTCTTATTTTTATAAACTTTTATATTATTAA
- a CDS encoding SLC13 family permease codes for MADSRNYSLKQLTKIQLKVARQSRTIMFLFSAVTSILLVLLLRDPLFTPTQDYVLFLLFFSIGLWITEAIPPFAVGILIVGFLVFTMGQENTMDAKRYVQTWSDGVIWLFLGGFFLAEGMKKTKLDFLLLKIAAPKFGSQAQYIILGLMMTTAIISMLMSNTATTAMMIATVTPLFTQLGKDSNISKVLVLGIPTAAAIGGMGTIIGSAPNAIAVGALEGIGIKITFIEWMIIGVPVAFLLIFMFWKILLVKYKIKKETLSLDFLQQEIAQDEEYTEEDKIRKRIVLIVLIITLSLWLTSQWTGIPVAAVSGIPIVALTMLGIIDADDVRSLPWDTLMLVAGGLALGLAIQEQGLADYFISKISSFDINFYLLLFIFSLTTVTLSNFMSNTAATTILIPVAISLMSITEGVDPMVLPFVIGLSASCALLLPVSTPPNAIAYSTGLIEQKEFRIGGIFIGLVGPILIISWTLLYAMLT; via the coding sequence ATGGCCGATTCTAGAAATTATTCGTTAAAGCAACTTACAAAAATTCAATTAAAAGTTGCACGACAAAGCAGAACGATTATGTTTCTTTTTTCTGCTGTCACTTCTATTCTTTTGGTCTTACTATTGCGAGATCCGCTTTTTACCCCAACGCAAGATTATGTTCTTTTTTTATTGTTTTTCTCAATAGGATTATGGATCACAGAGGCAATTCCGCCTTTTGCTGTTGGAATTCTGATTGTTGGTTTTTTGGTATTTACGATGGGACAAGAAAATACAATGGATGCTAAAAGATATGTTCAAACTTGGTCAGACGGTGTTATTTGGTTGTTTCTCGGTGGTTTTTTTCTTGCAGAAGGAATGAAAAAAACAAAATTAGACTTTCTTTTACTCAAAATAGCAGCTCCAAAATTTGGATCGCAAGCTCAATATATTATTCTGGGCTTAATGATGACAACTGCTATAATTTCTATGTTGATGAGCAACACAGCAACAACAGCCATGATGATTGCAACTGTAACGCCGCTATTTACTCAATTAGGAAAAGACTCTAATATTTCTAAAGTGTTGGTTTTAGGAATTCCTACCGCCGCTGCAATTGGAGGAATGGGAACTATTATAGGTTCTGCTCCAAATGCCATTGCTGTGGGAGCTTTGGAAGGTATTGGAATAAAAATTACGTTTATTGAATGGATGATTATTGGGGTTCCGGTAGCTTTTCTTTTAATTTTTATGTTTTGGAAAATTTTATTAGTAAAATACAAAATTAAAAAAGAAACACTTTCCTTAGACTTCCTACAACAAGAAATTGCTCAAGACGAAGAATATACCGAAGAAGACAAAATTAGAAAAAGAATAGTTTTAATTGTTTTGATAATAACATTATCGCTTTGGTTAACATCACAATGGACAGGAATACCCGTAGCGGCAGTATCCGGCATTCCGATAGTAGCATTAACTATGTTAGGCATAATTGATGCAGACGATGTTCGTTCACTTCCATGGGATACATTAATGCTTGTTGCCGGAGGTCTTGCTTTAGGATTAGCAATTCAAGAACAAGGTTTAGCTGATTATTTTATTTCGAAAATAAGTTCTTTTGATATAAATTTTTATTTGTTATTATTCATTTTCTCATTAACCACAGTCACATTGTCTAACTTTATGAGTAACACGGCTGCAACAACCATTTTAATTCCGGTTGCTATTTCACTAATGAGTATTACTGAAGGTGTTGATCCGATGGTATTGCCTTTTGTAATAGGATTAAGTGCATCGTGTGCTTTACTATTGCCGGTTTCTACTCCGCCAAATGCTATTGCCTATAGCACCGGTTTAATTGAACAAAAAGAGTTTAGAATTGGCGGTATATTTATTGGACTGGTTGGTCCGATATTAATAATTTCATGGACTTTGCTCTATGCTATGCTTACATAA
- the rocD gene encoding ornithine--oxo-acid transaminase translates to MSVLEKINSEELIALEDQHGAHNYHPLPVVLSKGKGVYVWDVDGKKYYDFLSAYSAVNQGHCHPKIVKALMEQAQTLTLTSRAFYNDKLGKYEKFITDLFGFDKVLPMNTGAEAVETALKICRKWAYEKKGVDEHQAVIVVCENNFHGRTTTIISFSNDENARKNFGPYTEGFIKIPYDNLDALKNVLENNKNIAGFLVEPIQGEAGVYVPADGYLSEAKALCAKHNVLFIADEVQTGVARTGKLLAVDHENVQPDILILGKAISGGVYPVSAVLANNHVMNVIKPGQHGSTFGGNPLAAAVATAALEVVEEEKLAQNAEKLGELFRSELNNYIQNSNIVSLVRGKGLLNAIVINDSEDSSTAWDICMKLAENGLLAKPTHGNIIRFAPPLVMTEEQLLDCVSIIIKTLKEFER, encoded by the coding sequence ATGTCAGTTTTAGAAAAAATCAATTCAGAAGAATTAATTGCTTTAGAAGATCAGCACGGTGCTCATAATTATCATCCGTTACCGGTTGTCTTAAGCAAAGGAAAAGGGGTTTATGTTTGGGATGTTGATGGTAAAAAATATTACGACTTTCTTTCAGCCTATTCAGCGGTTAATCAAGGTCATTGTCATCCAAAAATTGTGAAAGCTTTGATGGAACAGGCTCAAACTTTAACCTTGACATCAAGAGCATTTTATAATGATAAGTTGGGTAAATATGAAAAGTTTATCACCGATTTATTTGGTTTTGATAAAGTTTTGCCTATGAATACAGGTGCAGAAGCCGTTGAAACCGCACTGAAGATTTGCCGTAAGTGGGCTTATGAAAAGAAAGGTGTCGATGAACATCAAGCCGTAATTGTAGTTTGTGAAAATAATTTTCACGGAAGAACAACAACCATTATTTCTTTTTCAAATGATGAAAATGCCAGAAAGAATTTTGGACCTTACACCGAAGGATTCATAAAAATACCATACGACAACTTAGATGCTCTAAAAAATGTTTTAGAGAATAATAAAAATATAGCCGGATTTTTAGTTGAACCAATTCAAGGAGAAGCAGGAGTTTATGTACCGGCCGATGGATATTTATCAGAAGCTAAGGCTTTATGTGCAAAACATAATGTATTGTTTATTGCTGATGAAGTGCAAACCGGTGTTGCAAGAACCGGAAAATTATTGGCCGTAGATCATGAAAATGTTCAGCCGGATATTCTGATTTTAGGTAAAGCAATTTCAGGTGGAGTTTATCCTGTTTCGGCAGTTTTGGCTAATAATCATGTGATGAATGTGATTAAACCAGGTCAACACGGCTCTACTTTTGGAGGAAATCCGTTAGCAGCGGCTGTAGCAACAGCGGCATTAGAAGTTGTGGAAGAAGAAAAATTAGCTCAAAATGCCGAGAAATTAGGGGAGCTTTTTAGAAGCGAACTAAACAACTATATTCAAAACAGTAATATTGTTAGTTTAGTAAGAGGAAAAGGACTTTTAAATGCTATTGTAATTAATGATTCTGAAGATAGTTCAACAGCTTGGGATATATGTATGAAATTGGCAGAAAACGGTCTTTTAGCAAAACCAACACACGGAAATATTATTCGCTTTGCACCGCCTTTAGTGATGACCGAAGAGCAATTGCTCGATTGTGTTTCGATAATTATTAAAACGCTTAAAGAGTTTGAAAGATAA